AAAACATATAATCAGGATAGAATAGCAATGGCATATGTAACAGAAGAGATGTTTAAAAAAACAAAGACCACAAGAGAACACACAGATGGATTTGTTGAATATATAAGAGAAATAAAGGGTGTCGATGTGGCAATACTTTTAAGAGAGGTTAACGGACAGCGATATAAGATAAGCATGAGGTCAAAGGGAACAATAGATGTAGCAAATATCTGTAACATCTTCGGCGGTGGCGGTCATAAAAATGCGGCAGGCTGCAATATTGATGGGAATATGGAAGAAGTAAAAAAGAAGCTGAAGGAGGCATTTAGGGTTCAGTGAACGGTTTTCTTGTAATAGACAAAAGTACCGGTATTTCCTCTTACGATGTAATAAGAAGACTGAAGAGGTTATATCCTTTTAAAAAGATTGGGTATATAGGTACCCTTGACAGGAATGCAACTGGAGTATTGCCTGTAGCTTTAAATGAAGGTGTAAAGCTGGTTCCCTTCCTTGAAAATGGAGAGAAGGGTTACAGGGCAAGATTTCTTTTAGGCGTTACAACGGACACCCTTGATATGGAAGGGAAAATCCTCACAAAAGTAGATGTAAAAAGATATGAGAGAGAAACATTAAAAGACCTACTTGGTGAATTCATAGGCAAAATAAAACAACAGATACCTGTTTATTCCTCAAAGAAAATTAAAAGAAAACCTTTATACAAGTGGGCAAGGGAGGGCGTAGTCATAGAACCACAGCACAAAGAAGTAGAAATCTTTGATATAAGGCTTCTTGATTATGTACATCCTTACATAGATGTGG
This portion of the Pseudomonadota bacterium genome encodes:
- the truB gene encoding tRNA pseudouridine(55) synthase TruB encodes the protein MNGFLVIDKSTGISSYDVIRRLKRLYPFKKIGYIGTLDRNATGVLPVALNEGVKLVPFLENGEKGYRARFLLGVTTDTLDMEGKILTKVDVKRYERETLKDLLGEFIGKIKQQIPVYSSKKIKRKPLYKWAREGVVIEPQHKEVEIFDIRLLDYVHPYIDVEVICSKGTYIRSLANDFGSKLGCGATLFSLKRTQHGEFSEKMGVDIEQFKIEQDLLTYLISLEKVLKSLKETSVETALERFLKHGMPIPLLGNSKEWRNGELTKLLNKRGVLIGIGMVDAFSKTIKIKRLINN